A stretch of Episyrphus balteatus chromosome 2, idEpiBalt1.1, whole genome shotgun sequence DNA encodes these proteins:
- the LOC129911457 gene encoding uncharacterized protein LOC129911457 isoform X2 has protein sequence MGMACGHCIWSMYCLFNGPLFRRFTYRQCAITGAVLIFIGLLATVRADSFILYLLTISVIYGFGRSLMVSSSNLAVNTYFKKKRRTAMSYKFTVGGFGPIVLPYLSTFLINQYNVAGAVLFYSALSLHNLACAFIYQPVKWHVKKLKENPEAGQKVSEKVPENDELLETPMMPKTQEDGWFGSKKSLNGSKVNYKILDGTSENLPQETEAGKPLSEELPSKELSLPSEEKKLLEKSDKELDNKDQEEKKPSICERISIFFDLDLLKDFTFVNLAMGLTVINFTESNIAILTPFILSDFGFDNSHIAAAMSMLAVFDLGMRFLIPFITGRMKFGNKVFFLGGIIGMALGRVAVAHSRNFTVILIAFAWIGLCKALMVIFYNLIIPGYVPLKRLPAAAGLQLLLSGIFTLTCGPIIGLVRDATNYIIVLHWMNAMCFMVVTGWLLEDLYKQRKRKREKEQADQHDRPTQEAK, from the exons ATGGGGATGGCTTGTGGCCATTGCATCTGGAGTATGTATT GTCTATTTAATGGTCCACTATTTCGACGTTTCACATATCGACAATGTGCCATAACTGGAGCAGTCTTAATATTTATTGGTCTGTTAGCAACAGTTCGAGcagattcttttattttatatctgTTAACCATTTCTGTTATATACG GATTTGGTCGAAGTTTGATGGTATCCTCATCTAATTTAGCTGTAAAcacatatttcaaaaagaaaagacgAACTGCCATGTCCTACAAATTCACTGTTGGTGGTTTTGGACCTATTGTCCTACCATATCTCTCCACATTTCTTATCAATCAATATAATGTTGCTGGAGCTGTTCTATTTTACAGTGCTTTGTCACTTCATAATCTAGCTTGTgcatttatttatcaaccggtCAAGTGGCATGTAAAGAAACTGAAAGAAAACCCTGAAGCTGGACAAAAGGTTTCAGAGAAAGTTCCTGAAAATGATGAATTACTAGAAACACCAATGATGCCAAAAACTCAAGAAGATGGATGGTTTGGTTCAAAGAAGTCTCTGAATGGTTCCAAAGTAAATTACAAGATCTTAGATGGAACTTCGGAAAATTTACCACAGGAAACAGAGGCTGGTAAGCCTCTGTCAGAAGAACTGCCATCCAAGGAACTTTCCTTGCCTTCAGAAGAAAAAAAGCTCTTAGAAAAGTCTGATAAAGAACTAGATAATAAAGATCAGGAGGAAAAGAAACCCTCGATCTGTGAAAGAATCTCAATATTTTTCGATCTTGATCTTTTAAAAGATTTCACATTTGTCAACTTGGCTATGGGTTTGACTGTTATTAATTTTACAGAAAGTAACATTGCCATTTTGACTCCATTCATATTGAGTGATTTTGGCTTTGATAACAGCCATATTGCTGCTGCTATGTCAATGTTGGCTGTATTCGATTTGGGAATGAGGTTTCTAATTCCATTTATAACTGGAAGAATGAAATTTGGCAATAAGGTGTTCTTTTTGGGAGGTATCATTGGAATGGCTTTGGGTAGAGTAGCTGTGGCGCATAGTAGAAATTTTACAGTGATACTGATAGCTTTTGCATGGATTGGCTTATGCAAAGCTTTGATGGTGATATTTTATAATCTTATAATACCAGGATATGTTCCATTGAAGAGATTACCTGCTGCAGCTGGATTGCAGTTACTTTTGTCGGGAATATTTACATTAACTTGTGGACCTATAATTG gtCTCGTTCGTGATGCCACAAATTACATAATTGTACTTCATTGGATGAATGCGATGTGTTTTATGGTGGTTACGGGATGGCTTTTGGAAGATTTATACAAACAAAGGAAAAGGAAGCGAGAAAAAGAACAAGCTGATCAACATGATCGACCAACCCAAGAAGCCAAATAA
- the LOC129911457 gene encoding monocarboxylate transporter 1-like isoform X1 has product MNENDKSDNVAHKNIHKRNPISKPLRLKTIKKKNFRRDKSDLGDNFVAPDGGWGWLVAIASGVCILVTFPIMQQYGILFRDRFKELGISSSQMTTIINTQKAVSAFTGLFNGPLFRRFTYRQCAITGAVLIFIGLLATVRADSFILYLLTISVIYGFGRSLMVSSSNLAVNTYFKKKRRTAMSYKFTVGGFGPIVLPYLSTFLINQYNVAGAVLFYSALSLHNLACAFIYQPVKWHVKKLKENPEAGQKVSEKVPENDELLETPMMPKTQEDGWFGSKKSLNGSKVNYKILDGTSENLPQETEAGKPLSEELPSKELSLPSEEKKLLEKSDKELDNKDQEEKKPSICERISIFFDLDLLKDFTFVNLAMGLTVINFTESNIAILTPFILSDFGFDNSHIAAAMSMLAVFDLGMRFLIPFITGRMKFGNKVFFLGGIIGMALGRVAVAHSRNFTVILIAFAWIGLCKALMVIFYNLIIPGYVPLKRLPAAAGLQLLLSGIFTLTCGPIIGLVRDATNYIIVLHWMNAMCFMVVTGWLLEDLYKQRKRKREKEQADQHDRPTQEAK; this is encoded by the exons ATGAATGAAAATGATAAAAGCGATAATGTCGCCCATAAAAACATTCATAAACGAAATCCCATATCAAAACCCCTACGTTTGAAAACAATCAAAAAGAAGAACTTTCGTCGTGATAAAAGTGATTTGGGTGATAATTTTGTTGCACCAGATGGCGGATGGGGATGGCTTGTGGCCATTGCATCTGGAGTATGTATT ttagtCACATTTCCTATAATGCAACAATATGGTATTTTATTCAGGGATAGATTTAAGGAATTAGGAATAAGTAGTTCGCAGATGACAACTATAATTAATACCCAAAAAGCTGTATCTGCATTTACAG GTCTATTTAATGGTCCACTATTTCGACGTTTCACATATCGACAATGTGCCATAACTGGAGCAGTCTTAATATTTATTGGTCTGTTAGCAACAGTTCGAGcagattcttttattttatatctgTTAACCATTTCTGTTATATACG GATTTGGTCGAAGTTTGATGGTATCCTCATCTAATTTAGCTGTAAAcacatatttcaaaaagaaaagacgAACTGCCATGTCCTACAAATTCACTGTTGGTGGTTTTGGACCTATTGTCCTACCATATCTCTCCACATTTCTTATCAATCAATATAATGTTGCTGGAGCTGTTCTATTTTACAGTGCTTTGTCACTTCATAATCTAGCTTGTgcatttatttatcaaccggtCAAGTGGCATGTAAAGAAACTGAAAGAAAACCCTGAAGCTGGACAAAAGGTTTCAGAGAAAGTTCCTGAAAATGATGAATTACTAGAAACACCAATGATGCCAAAAACTCAAGAAGATGGATGGTTTGGTTCAAAGAAGTCTCTGAATGGTTCCAAAGTAAATTACAAGATCTTAGATGGAACTTCGGAAAATTTACCACAGGAAACAGAGGCTGGTAAGCCTCTGTCAGAAGAACTGCCATCCAAGGAACTTTCCTTGCCTTCAGAAGAAAAAAAGCTCTTAGAAAAGTCTGATAAAGAACTAGATAATAAAGATCAGGAGGAAAAGAAACCCTCGATCTGTGAAAGAATCTCAATATTTTTCGATCTTGATCTTTTAAAAGATTTCACATTTGTCAACTTGGCTATGGGTTTGACTGTTATTAATTTTACAGAAAGTAACATTGCCATTTTGACTCCATTCATATTGAGTGATTTTGGCTTTGATAACAGCCATATTGCTGCTGCTATGTCAATGTTGGCTGTATTCGATTTGGGAATGAGGTTTCTAATTCCATTTATAACTGGAAGAATGAAATTTGGCAATAAGGTGTTCTTTTTGGGAGGTATCATTGGAATGGCTTTGGGTAGAGTAGCTGTGGCGCATAGTAGAAATTTTACAGTGATACTGATAGCTTTTGCATGGATTGGCTTATGCAAAGCTTTGATGGTGATATTTTATAATCTTATAATACCAGGATATGTTCCATTGAAGAGATTACCTGCTGCAGCTGGATTGCAGTTACTTTTGTCGGGAATATTTACATTAACTTGTGGACCTATAATTG gtCTCGTTCGTGATGCCACAAATTACATAATTGTACTTCATTGGATGAATGCGATGTGTTTTATGGTGGTTACGGGATGGCTTTTGGAAGATTTATACAAACAAAGGAAAAGGAAGCGAGAAAAAGAACAAGCTGATCAACATGATCGACCAACCCAAGAAGCCAAATAA